The following proteins come from a genomic window of Streptococcus oralis:
- the gor gene encoding glutathione-disulfide reductase, which yields MREYDIIAIGGGSGGIATMNRAGEHGAKAAVIEEKKLGGTCVNVGCVPKKIMWYGAQIAESFHHYGPDYGFTSSDVQFDFAKLRQNREAYIDRARSSYDGSFKRNGVDLIEGRAHFVDAHTVSVNGELIRAKHIVIATGARPSIPTIPGAELGGSSDDVFAWEQLPESVAILGAGYIAVELAGVLHALGVKTDLFVRRDRPLRTFDSYIVEGLVNEMEKTGLPLHTHKVPVKLEETEQGITIHFEDGSSHTASQVIWATGRRPNVDGLDLEKAGVTLNQRGFIQVDEYQNTVVDGIYALGDVTGEKELTPVAIKAGRTLSERLFNGKTNAKMDYTTIPTVVFSHPAIGTVGLTEEEAIKEYGQDHIKVYKSSFASMYSAVTSHRQESRFKLITAGTDEKVVGLHGLGYGVDEMIQGFAVAIKMGATKADFDATVAIHPTASEEFVTMR from the coding sequence ATGAGAGAATATGATATCATCGCCATCGGTGGAGGAAGCGGCGGCATTGCCACTATGAACCGAGCTGGCGAACACGGTGCTAAAGCAGCTGTTATCGAAGAGAAAAAATTAGGTGGAACCTGCGTCAATGTCGGCTGTGTTCCTAAAAAAATCATGTGGTATGGAGCTCAAATCGCTGAAAGCTTCCACCACTACGGCCCTGACTATGGTTTTACAAGTTCAGATGTTCAATTTGATTTCGCAAAGCTTCGTCAAAACCGTGAAGCCTACATTGATCGCGCTCGCTCATCTTATGATGGAAGTTTCAAGCGTAACGGCGTTGATTTGATTGAAGGCCGTGCTCATTTCGTTGATGCTCATACGGTCAGCGTTAATGGCGAATTGATTCGTGCCAAGCATATCGTGATTGCGACTGGAGCTCGTCCAAGCATCCCAACTATTCCTGGAGCTGAACTCGGTGGCAGCTCAGACGATGTCTTTGCTTGGGAACAACTTCCTGAATCCGTTGCGATTCTTGGGGCTGGTTATATCGCCGTTGAATTAGCAGGTGTTCTCCACGCACTCGGAGTAAAAACTGATTTGTTTGTCCGTCGCGATCGTCCCTTGCGCACTTTTGACAGCTACATCGTTGAAGGTCTTGTCAATGAAATGGAAAAAACAGGTTTACCTTTGCACACGCATAAGGTACCCGTCAAGCTCGAAGAAACTGAGCAAGGCATTACGATTCATTTTGAAGACGGTTCTAGTCACACTGCAAGCCAAGTTATCTGGGCTACCGGTCGCCGTCCAAATGTAGATGGTCTGGATTTAGAAAAGGCCGGCGTTACACTCAACCAACGTGGATTTATCCAAGTGGATGAGTATCAAAATACAGTTGTAGATGGCATCTACGCCCTTGGAGACGTTACTGGTGAGAAGGAACTTACCCCAGTAGCCATCAAGGCAGGACGCACCCTATCTGAACGCCTCTTCAACGGGAAAACAAATGCCAAGATGGACTACACGACTATCCCTACTGTTGTCTTCTCCCACCCAGCAATCGGAACCGTGGGGTTGACTGAAGAAGAAGCTATCAAAGAATACGGTCAAGATCACATCAAAGTCTACAAGTCAAGCTTTGCATCTATGTACTCTGCTGTTACAAGCCATCGTCAAGAATCTCGCTTCAAACTCATCACCGCCGGTACTGACGAAAAAGTTGTTGGCCTACATGGACTTGGTTACGGAGTGGATGAGATGATTCAAGGATTCGCTGTTGCTATCAAGATGGGAGCAACCAAGGCAGACTTTGATGCTACAGTAGCTATCCACCCAACTGCCTCAGAAGAATTTGTAACCATGCGCTAA
- a CDS encoding efflux RND transporter periplasmic adaptor subunit, with the protein MKRNKKAKKWQLYTAIGVASAIVIGAAGILIFRQPSQSAVKEETSHIITAKEGSVASSVLLSGTVTAKNEQYVYFDASKGDLDEILVSVGDKVEEGQALVKYSSADAQAAYDAADRAVAKADRHIEELNKARENASAAPTSPQVPTEAGLPEQAQAATSSVSSIDSQISDAKDNRADAVAQLNKAQAQLDAATVLSTLEGTVVEVNRNVSKSPTGNSQVVVHVVSNENLQVKGELSEYNLANLSVGQEVTFTSKVYQDKSWTGKISYISDYPKNNGEAANAALGGNTGSKYPYTVDVTSDIGELKQGFSVSVEVKNKSKAILVPLTSVVTENDKNYVWLVDNQKKAKKVEVTLGNADADNQEITSGLTDGAQVISNPTSSLEEGKEVKADEETN; encoded by the coding sequence ATGAAAAGAAATAAGAAGGCAAAAAAATGGCAATTATACACAGCGATTGGTGTTGCCAGTGCTATTGTTATCGGTGCTGCGGGGATTTTGATTTTTAGGCAACCTTCCCAGTCAGCAGTCAAGGAGGAAACCTCTCATATCATTACTGCTAAGGAAGGTTCCGTTGCTTCATCGGTTCTCTTGTCAGGTACGGTTACAGCAAAAAATGAACAATACGTTTATTTTGATGCTAGTAAGGGAGATTTAGATGAAATTCTCGTTTCAGTCGGGGACAAGGTCGAAGAAGGGCAAGCGTTGGTCAAATACAGCAGTGCGGACGCTCAAGCTGCCTATGATGCAGCTGATCGTGCAGTTGCAAAGGCAGACCGTCATATCGAGGAGTTAAACAAAGCCCGTGAAAATGCATCAGCTGCACCAACTTCTCCACAGGTTCCAACAGAAGCTGGACTCCCAGAACAAGCGCAAGCAGCAACTTCTTCAGTATCTTCTATTGATTCTCAAATCAGTGATGCCAAGGATAATCGTGCAGATGCTGTGGCTCAGCTCAACAAGGCTCAGGCTCAGCTAGATGCTGCAACTGTCCTCAGTACACTAGAAGGGACTGTAGTTGAAGTTAATCGTAATGTTTCTAAATCGCCAACAGGTAATAGCCAAGTGGTAGTACATGTCGTAAGTAATGAAAACTTACAGGTCAAAGGGGAGTTGTCTGAATACAACCTTGCTAACCTTTCTGTTGGGCAAGAAGTTACCTTTACTTCGAAGGTTTACCAAGATAAGAGCTGGACGGGTAAAATCAGCTATATTTCTGATTATCCTAAAAACAACGGAGAAGCAGCAAATGCAGCTCTTGGAGGGAATACTGGATCTAAGTATCCTTATACTGTTGATGTGACTAGCGATATCGGTGAGTTGAAACAAGGCTTCTCTGTCAGTGTTGAAGTCAAGAACAAGAGTAAGGCCATCCTTGTTCCTTTGACAAGTGTTGTTACCGAAAATGATAAAAACTATGTTTGGCTCGTTGACAACCAGAAAAAAGCGAAGAAGGTAGAAGTTACTTTGGGGAATGCGGATGCGGACAACCAAGAAATTACTTCAGGTTTGACAGACGGTGCCCAGGTCATCAGTAATCCAACATCTTCCTTGGAAGAAGGAAAAGAGGTGAAGGCTGATGAAGAAACTAATTAG
- a CDS encoding ABC transporter permease: protein MQNLKFAFSSIMAHKMRSFLTMIGIIIGVSSVVVIMALGDSMSRQVNKNMTKSQKDIHVFFSPIKSKDGSFTQKQSALTVSGKEEDVHVEPPKPLESWVKEAAKLKGVDSYYVTNSTNVTLSYKDKKVERATLTGGNSTYMNAVENEIVAGRSLRPQDYKEFASVILLDEELAKSLFDSPEAAVNQIISVNEFSYRVIGVYTSNEAKTAKAFGIGGLPITTNISLAANFNTDEISNIVFRVNDTSLTQTLGPELARKLTEIAGLQQGEYQVADSTAAFQEVQQLFGFMTTIISAIAGISLFVGGTGVMNIMLVSVTERTREIGLRKALGATRANILVQFLIESMILTLLGGVIGLGIAAGMTMLAGVLLQNMIAGIEVGVSLPIALFSLAVSASVGMIFGVLPANKASKLDPIEALRYE from the coding sequence ATGCAGAATCTGAAATTTGCCTTTTCATCCATCATGGCCCACAAGATGCGTTCCTTCCTCACCATGATTGGGATTATCATCGGAGTTTCGTCTGTCGTCGTCATCATGGCTCTGGGAGATTCCATGTCTCGTCAGGTCAATAAAAACATGACCAAATCACAGAAGGATATCCATGTCTTTTTCTCTCCTATCAAAAGCAAGGACGGCTCCTTCACGCAGAAACAATCCGCTTTGACAGTTAGCGGGAAAGAAGAGGATGTTCATGTTGAACCACCCAAACCACTGGAGTCTTGGGTCAAGGAGGCTGCCAAACTCAAAGGAGTAGACAGTTACTATGTCACTAACTCGACCAACGTTACCTTATCTTATAAGGATAAGAAGGTTGAACGAGCGACTCTGACAGGCGGAAATAGCACCTACATGAACGCAGTTGAAAATGAAATCGTTGCGGGTAGAAGTCTAAGACCGCAAGACTACAAGGAATTTGCCAGTGTGATTTTGTTGGATGAAGAACTAGCCAAGAGTTTGTTTGATAGTCCAGAAGCTGCGGTTAATCAAATCATCTCTGTCAATGAATTTAGCTACCGTGTGATTGGTGTTTATACTAGTAATGAAGCTAAAACTGCTAAAGCCTTTGGGATTGGTGGTCTTCCAATTACGACCAATATCTCTCTCGCAGCCAATTTTAATACTGATGAAATCTCGAATATCGTCTTTCGTGTCAATGATACTAGTCTAACGCAGACCTTGGGTCCGGAGTTGGCTCGAAAACTGACTGAGATTGCAGGTCTTCAACAAGGAGAGTACCAAGTTGCGGATTCAACTGCCGCCTTTCAAGAGGTACAACAACTATTTGGTTTTATGACCACCATTATCAGTGCCATCGCAGGAATCTCTCTCTTTGTCGGGGGAACTGGTGTTATGAATATCATGCTGGTTTCGGTGACAGAACGCACGCGGGAGATTGGTCTGCGGAAAGCTCTTGGAGCTACACGGGCTAATATTTTGGTACAGTTTTTGATTGAATCCATGATCTTGACCTTGCTAGGTGGTGTCATTGGTCTTGGGATTGCTGCTGGAATGACCATGTTAGCTGGAGTATTGCTTCAAAACATGATTGCAGGTATTGAAGTTGGGGTTTCCCTCCCAATTGCTCTCTTTAGCTTGGCTGTGTCAGCCAGCGTTGGGATGATTTTCGGAGTCTTACCAGCCAATAAAGCGTCTAAGCTTGATCCGATTGAAGCTCTTCGCTATGAGTAA
- a CDS encoding ABC transporter ATP-binding protein, whose product MKKLISLKNICRSYRNGDQELQVLKNINLEVHEGEFVAIMGPSGSGKSTLMNTIGMLDTPTSGEYYLEGQEVAGLGEKQLAKVRNQQIGFVFQQFFLLSKLNALQNVELPLIYAGVSASKRRKLAEEFLEKVELTERSHHLPSELSGGQKQRVAIARALVNNPSIILADEPTGALDTKTGNQIMQLLVELNKEGKTIIMVTHEPEIAAYAKRQIVIRDGVISSDSAHLEKEEN is encoded by the coding sequence ATGAAGAAACTAATTAGTCTCAAAAATATCTGCAGGAGTTATCGAAATGGTGACCAAGAACTGCAGGTCCTTAAAAATATCAATCTAGAAGTTCATGAAGGTGAGTTTGTTGCTATTATGGGACCTTCTGGTTCTGGTAAGTCTACGTTGATGAATACCATCGGAATGTTGGATACACCAACCAGTGGAGAGTACTACCTTGAAGGGCAAGAGGTTGCAGGCCTTGGAGAGAAACAACTGGCAAAAGTCCGCAACCAGCAAATCGGCTTTGTCTTTCAGCAGTTCTTTCTCTTGTCCAAACTCAATGCACTTCAAAACGTCGAGTTGCCCTTGATTTACGCTGGAGTTTCAGCTTCAAAACGTCGGAAATTGGCGGAGGAATTTCTGGAAAAGGTTGAGCTGACGGAGCGCAGTCATCATTTGCCATCTGAGTTATCTGGTGGTCAAAAGCAACGTGTAGCGATTGCGCGTGCCTTGGTAAATAATCCCTCTATCATCCTAGCAGACGAACCTACAGGAGCCTTGGATACCAAGACGGGAAATCAAATCATGCAACTGTTGGTTGAGTTAAATAAGGAAGGGAAAACCATTATCATGGTCACTCATGAGCCTGAGATTGCTGCCTATGCCAAACGCCAAATTGTCATTCGTGATGGGGTCATCTCATCAGACAGTGCGCATTTAGAAAAGGAGGAAAACTAA